In Armatimonadota bacterium, one genomic interval encodes:
- a CDS encoding polyprenyl synthetase family protein, whose translation MRAGGAGVDLAQIYAPIQHDLDALDGLLRAELASEDPLVGELVTYVLSTRGKLVRPALTCLAAEAIGGGEEERLYLAGTVELIHIASLIHDDIIDQADVRRGSPTVNVQWGNQLAVLLGDLLFARAFDLISRVRHPQVAPAVAHAAVRMSQAEIKQLEYAAEPHQHEGVYLEIIEGKTAALFSAACRGGALLAGGTAEQAAALAEFGLSWGMSFQITDDTLDLTSRPEALGKPIGSDIQGGKVTLPVIHALRCASPGDRAELLRLLQTPSADGQVEEVRPLLDRYGAIEYAVDVARRYAARAAAALEALPPSPARQSLRALTEFVLVRPR comes from the coding sequence GTGAGGGCAGGAGGAGCCGGCGTGGACCTGGCGCAGATCTACGCGCCCATCCAGCACGACCTGGACGCCCTGGACGGGCTGCTGCGGGCCGAGCTGGCCAGCGAGGATCCCCTGGTGGGGGAGCTGGTGACCTACGTGCTCTCTACGCGGGGCAAGCTGGTGCGCCCGGCACTGACCTGCCTGGCCGCCGAGGCCATCGGCGGCGGGGAGGAGGAGCGCCTCTACCTGGCGGGCACGGTCGAGCTCATCCACATCGCCTCCCTGATCCACGACGATATCATCGACCAGGCCGACGTGCGCCGCGGCAGCCCCACGGTCAATGTGCAGTGGGGCAACCAGCTGGCCGTCCTGCTGGGGGACCTGCTGTTCGCCCGGGCCTTCGACTTGATCAGCCGGGTGCGCCATCCCCAGGTGGCACCGGCGGTGGCCCACGCTGCGGTGCGCATGAGCCAAGCGGAAATCAAGCAGCTGGAGTATGCCGCGGAGCCTCACCAGCACGAGGGGGTCTACCTGGAGATCATCGAGGGGAAGACGGCAGCGCTCTTCTCCGCCGCCTGCCGCGGCGGTGCCCTCCTGGCCGGGGGGACCGCGGAACAGGCGGCGGCGCTGGCGGAGTTTGGCTTGAGTTGGGGGATGTCATTTCAGATCACCGACGACACCCTGGATCTGACCAGCCGGCCGGAGGCGCTGGGCAAGCCCATCGGCTCGGACATCCAGGGGGGGAAGGTGACATTGCCGGTGATCCACGCCCTGCGATGCGCCTCCCCAGGGGACCGGGCCGAGCTGCTGCGGCTGCTGCAGACGCCGTCCGCGGACGGACAGGTGGAAGAGGTCCGCCCCCTGCTGGATCGCTATGGGGCCATCGAGTACGCCGTGGACGTGGCCCGTCGCTATGCGGCGCGCGCCGCTGCGGCCCTGGAGGCGCTACCGCCCTCTCCCGCCCGGCAGAGCCTGCGCGCGCTCACCGAGTTCGTCCTGGTCCGCCCGCGCTGA
- a CDS encoding PIG-L family deacetylase, which translates to MQVTCIIPAYNEAEGIAAVVAAARGCDQVTEIIVVSDGSTDETARRAAAAGADRVLILPRNRGKGGAVAAAVPHARGEILLLLDADLRGLRPWHLSRLLGPICAGRAEMAVGVFTDDPLHGMLPCLSGQRAVQRRLLRHPEVLAGTGFGFELALDRLARREGVRVVEVPLEGVAHRRKRQKYGPVRGLRQEVRASSDLLRQVRRMVIPRRAAARPRPWYPMKARRKPMVLAGIVLVLLILVLAPVFLAPASHAAHVPIVSPLHPGDRLLVVVAHPDDEVVGAGGLVATARRLGVPVSVLVLTNGDSNRLSATLIGRHLRPGPADFRRTGAVRQEESQEGLRRLGVPAEAVFFLGFPDRVLPQVLASEVPVTSPFTRMDHAEYPRVVAPGGPYTAETLRVLLQRVVEQVRPTVVITHAPFDRHGDHQAAYALVSPLLGTVRLYTFLVHAPGFPRPLRFAPREPLQPPAGLAQLRGWSWVEFPLSAEAQRGKQEALNAHRSQLETPYLRLLLGAFVRTNELFAVPRQVNPPGEVSR; encoded by the coding sequence ATGCAGGTGACGTGCATCATTCCCGCCTACAACGAGGCCGAAGGCATCGCCGCCGTGGTGGCCGCGGCGCGCGGCTGCGACCAGGTCACCGAGATCATCGTCGTCTCCGATGGGTCCACGGATGAGACGGCCCGGCGGGCGGCCGCCGCTGGCGCTGACCGGGTGCTGATCCTGCCACGCAACCGGGGGAAGGGCGGCGCCGTGGCGGCCGCGGTGCCCCACGCCCGGGGCGAGATCCTCCTGCTGCTGGACGCGGACCTGCGCGGGTTGCGCCCCTGGCACCTCAGCCGGTTGCTGGGCCCCATATGCGCCGGCCGGGCGGAGATGGCAGTAGGGGTGTTCACAGACGACCCGCTGCACGGGATGCTGCCCTGCCTCTCGGGCCAGCGGGCGGTGCAGCGGCGGCTGCTGCGCCATCCCGAGGTGCTGGCGGGTACGGGGTTCGGCTTCGAGCTGGCGCTGGACCGCCTGGCCCGGCGAGAGGGGGTGCGCGTGGTGGAGGTGCCTCTGGAGGGGGTGGCCCACCGGCGGAAGCGGCAGAAGTACGGGCCAGTGCGGGGGCTGCGCCAGGAAGTGCGGGCCTCGTCCGACCTCCTGCGGCAGGTCCGGCGGATGGTCATCCCGCGCCGGGCGGCCGCCCGCCCGCGCCCGTGGTATCCCATGAAGGCGAGGCGCAAACCGATGGTCCTGGCAGGCATCGTCCTGGTTCTGCTTATCCTCGTGCTGGCGCCGGTGTTCCTGGCGCCAGCGTCCCACGCGGCGCACGTGCCCATCGTCTCACCGCTGCACCCGGGAGACCGTCTGCTCGTGGTGGTGGCGCATCCCGACGACGAGGTCGTGGGCGCCGGGGGGCTGGTGGCGACCGCCCGCCGTCTGGGGGTGCCGGTGAGCGTCCTGGTCCTGACCAACGGTGACAGCAACCGGCTGAGCGCCACCCTGATCGGGCGCCACCTGCGCCCGGGCCCCGCCGACTTCCGGCGCACGGGGGCGGTGCGCCAGGAAGAGTCGCAGGAGGGGCTGCGCCGCCTGGGCGTCCCGGCCGAGGCGGTCTTCTTCCTGGGCTTTCCCGACCGGGTGCTCCCCCAGGTCCTGGCCAGTGAAGTGCCGGTGACCTCGCCGTTCACCCGCATGGACCACGCGGAGTATCCACGCGTGGTCGCGCCCGGGGGGCCCTACACCGCGGAGACCCTGCGCGTGCTGCTGCAGCGGGTGGTGGAGCAGGTGCGGCCCACCGTGGTCATCACCCACGCGCCGTTTGACCGGCACGGCGACCACCAGGCTGCCTACGCGTTGGTCAGCCCGTTGCTGGGCACGGTCCGCCTCTACACCTTCCTGGTGCACGCGCCCGGTTTTCCCCGCCCGCTGCGCTTCGCCCCAAGGGAGCCCCTGCAGCCTCCTGCCGGCCTGGCCCAACTGCGCGGATGGTCGTGGGTGGAGTTCCCCCTGTCGGCGGAGGCGCAGCGCGGCAAGCAGGAAGCGCTGAATGCGCACCGCAGCCAGCTGGAGACGCCGTACCTGCGGCTGCTCCTGGGCGCATTCGTCCGCACCAACGAGCTGTTCGCCGTTCCCCGCCAGGTCAATCCACCCGGCGAAGTGTCCAGGTGA